A genome region from Musa acuminata AAA Group cultivar baxijiao chromosome BXJ3-5, Cavendish_Baxijiao_AAA, whole genome shotgun sequence includes the following:
- the LOC135638330 gene encoding putative germin-like protein 2-1: MAAKILLIALLAMASSLAMASDPSPLQDFCVADKNSKVLVNGFVCKDPKQVTAEDFFFMGLDKAGNTGNKLGSMVTAVNVNKLVGLNTLGISMVRIDYGPKGLNPPHTHPRATEILTVIEGQLLVGFVTSNTDDGNRLFTKMLKKGDVFVFPEGLIHFQFNPGYTNTVAIGALSSQNPGTITIANAVFGSKPPISDDVLAKAFQVDKKTIDWLQAQFWTDNNN; encoded by the exons ATGGCAGCCAAAATCCTTCTCATCGCTCTCCTTGCCATGGCTTCCTCTCTCGCAATGGCTTCTGATCCTAGCCCTCTTCAAGACTTCTGCGTCGCCGATAAGAACTCCAAAG TGCTGGTGAATGGATTCGTCTGCAAAGACCCCAAGCAAGTGACAGCCGAAGACTTCTTCTTCATGGGACTCGACAAAGCCGGCAACACAGGAAACAAGCTCGGCTCCATGGTCACTGCCGTCAACGTTAACAAGCTCGTCGGACTCAACACCCTCGGCATCTCCATGGTTCGCATCGACTACGGGCCCAAAGGCCTCAACCCTCCCCACACTCACCCCCGTGCCACCGAGATCCTCACCGTCATAGAAGGACAGCTCTTGGTCGGCTTCGTCACATCCAACACCGACGACGGCAACCGTCTCTTCACCAAGATGCTGAAGAAGGGCGATGTGTTTGTGTTCCCTGAGGGCCTCATCCACTTCCAGTTCAACCCTGGGTACACCAACACCGTCGCCATCGGTGCTCTCAGTAGCCAAAACCCCGGCACGATCACCATCGCCAACGCTGTGTTCGGGTCGAAGCCACCCATCTCCGACGATGTTCTGGCCAAGGCTTTCCAGGTGGACAAGAAGACCATCGACTGGCTTCAGGCTCAGTTCTGGACGGACAACAACAACTAG